In Tiliqua scincoides isolate rTilSci1 chromosome 1, rTilSci1.hap2, whole genome shotgun sequence, the following are encoded in one genomic region:
- the LOC136644850 gene encoding aldehyde dehydrogenase family 3 member B1-like, with protein MEQLQATPLSTDLLSTDLQSGASQKRPKGPAALTQGSNPYANLVTSLKATWLTGKTRPMEYRKEQLEAIGRFLDEKKEDILHAQYQDMRKPHFESELENVATRNEVNVALNNLCCWMKDEYVEKTPAMQLDCAFIRKDPFGVVLVIGAYNYPINLILAPLVGAIAAGNCVIIKPSEHSPCTARLLAECLPCYLDSDTFAVVTGGPEHVTKLLENQFDYIFFTGSTHVGKIIMSAAAKNLTPLTLELGGKCPCYVDDCCDFQNAANRIAWAKFVNAGQTCIAPDYVLCTVETQEKLIPCLRQAIREFYGCIPQDSPDFGRMVNDNEFRRVKALLNSGRVAIGGETDECDLYIAPTVLADVQEWEPVMQEEIFGPVLPIVTVADMDAAIAFIDCRPRPLAVYAFSCKSKVVHQVLDCTSSGGFCGNDCAMQLLLITLPYGGIGCSGFGKYHGKFSFDTFTNHRGTLLRCIGLEKLNTIRYPPYNDTKLALMSSTLEVRRKGFCAIL; from the exons atggagcagctccaagccactccgctctccacGGACTTGCTCTCCACGGACTTGCAGAGTGGTGCAAGTCAAAAGAGACCCaaagggccagcagcccttacccaggg CTCGAACCCCTACGCTAACCTGGTCACTAGTCTGAAGGCCACCTGGCTGACAGGAAAGACCCGTCCAATGGAGTATCGGAAGGAGCAGCTGGAGGCAATTGGCCGCTTCCTAGATGAGAAGAAGGAGGATATCCTGCATGCCCAATATCAAGATATGCGTAAG CCCCATTTTGAAAGTGAGCTTGAGAATGTCGCCACTAGGAATGAAGTGAATGTTGCACTCAACAACCTGTGCTGCTGGATGAAGGATGAATACGTGGAAAAAACCCCA GCCATGCAGCTTGACTGTGCCTTTATTCGCAAGGACCCGTTTGGTGTGGTACTAGTCATTGGAGCTTATAACTACCCCATCAATCTCATCTTGGCACCTCTGGTGGGGGCTATTGCAGCTG GGAATTGTGTAATTATCAAACCTTCAGAGCATAGCCCCTGCACTGCAAGGCTCCTTGCCGAATGTCTGCCATGCTATCTTGATTCG GATACTTTTGCTGTGGTGACAGGTGGCCCTGAACACGTCACCAAATTACTGGAGAACCAATTTGATTACATCTTCTTTACAG GGAGTACCCATGTGGGAAAGATCATCATGTCTGCAGCGGCCAAAAACCTGACACCATTGACTCTAGAACTCGGGGGCAAATGTCCCTGCTACGTGGATGATTGTTGCGATTTCCAGAATGCAGCTAACCGAATAGCATGGGCGAAATTTGTCAATGCAGGTCAGACTTGCATTGCACCAGACTATGTGCTCTGCACTGTGGAAACACAGGAGAAACTGATCCCTTGCCTGCGCCAAGCTATCCGTGAGTTCTACGGATGCATACCCCAGGACTCGCCTGACTTTGGCCGCATGGTTAACGATAATGAATTTCGTCGTGTCAAAGCATTGCTCAACAGTGGCCGAGTGGCCATTGGCGGAGAGACAGATGAGTGTGACCTTTATATTG CTCCTACTGTACTGGCTGACGTGCAGGAATGGGAGCCAGTCATGCAAGAGGAGATCTTTGGACCTGTCTTGCCCATTGTCACTGTGGCAGATATGGATGCAGCCATCGCATTCATCGATTGCAGGCCACGCCCGTTGGCAGTCTATGCCTTCTCCTGTAAAAGCAAG GTTGTCCACCAAGTATTGGATTGCACCAGCAGTGGTGGCTTTTGTGGAAATGATTGCGCAATGCAGCTTCTGTTAATCACCCTACCATATGGCGGCATTG gatgcagtggatttGGCAAGTACCATGGCAAGTTCAGCTTTGACACCTTCACTAACCATCGCGGCACCCTGTTGCGCTGCATAGGTCTGGAGAAATTGAACACCATCCGCTACCCACCCTATAATGACACCAAGCTGGCATTGATGAGCTCCACTCTCGAGGTTAGGCGCAAAGGCTTCTGCGCCATACTGTGA